A genomic region of Luteolibacter sp. Y139 contains the following coding sequences:
- a CDS encoding flavin reductase family protein encodes MELDLLGTHADRAYPILAGLVVPRPIAWVTTLHENGTVNVAPFSFFNVFGDDPPLVIFAPGDREDGTPKDSARNAKRTGEFVVHLVDESLAEVMNRTSAPHPAGVSEAEHEGLTLVASSVVAVPRIAAAPASLECKVHSIQEIGSNRLVLGIVHRVHVRNELIDAEKLRIRQEVYHPIGRMAVPDWYCHTADLFEMTRPRSL; translated from the coding sequence ATGGAACTAGACTTGCTAGGCACCCACGCAGACCGCGCTTATCCGATTCTCGCCGGGCTGGTGGTGCCGCGGCCGATTGCTTGGGTTACGACGCTGCATGAGAACGGGACCGTCAATGTGGCGCCGTTTTCGTTCTTCAACGTCTTCGGCGATGATCCGCCGCTGGTGATTTTCGCGCCGGGTGATCGAGAGGATGGCACGCCGAAGGACAGCGCCCGGAATGCGAAGCGGACGGGGGAGTTCGTGGTGCACCTGGTGGATGAAAGCCTTGCCGAGGTGATGAACCGCACGTCCGCGCCGCATCCTGCCGGTGTGAGTGAAGCGGAGCATGAGGGGCTGACGCTGGTGGCTTCCTCGGTAGTGGCTGTGCCGCGCATTGCTGCGGCTCCGGCTTCACTGGAGTGCAAGGTTCACTCGATTCAGGAGATCGGCTCGAACCGGTTGGTGCTTGGAATTGTCCATCGGGTTCACGTGAGGAACGAGCTGATCGATGCGGAGAAGCTCCGGATTCGGCAGGAGGTGTATCATCCCATTGGCCGGATGGCGGTGCCGGACTGGTACTGCCACACAGCGGATTTGTTCGAGATGACGAGGCCGCGGTCCTTGTGA
- a CDS encoding HD domain-containing protein translates to MELDQSDLAGRFIRWCRKGGASESEAEELWSALSALYQEPHRHYHNLTHIAASLAELDATEEGASALEGAIWFHDVIYDPTRSDNEEASIVWFDEATAEWLASEERSPIFRLISATDFRLPRSDNEGEALMADIDLAILSADWVVYDAYRRAVRREYAHVPDEAFRAGRAKVMASFLEKPIYRTPHFIPREEKARENISRELDLLASGGQLDG, encoded by the coding sequence ATGGAACTCGACCAGTCTGATCTCGCCGGCCGCTTCATTCGATGGTGTCGCAAAGGCGGTGCATCGGAGTCTGAAGCGGAAGAGCTTTGGTCGGCTCTTTCAGCGCTCTATCAGGAGCCTCACCGCCACTATCACAACCTGACCCACATCGCCGCGTCGCTGGCGGAACTCGATGCCACGGAAGAGGGGGCTTCCGCGCTGGAAGGCGCGATTTGGTTTCACGACGTGATCTATGACCCGACGCGATCGGACAACGAGGAAGCCAGTATCGTCTGGTTCGACGAGGCCACTGCGGAGTGGCTGGCATCAGAGGAAAGGAGCCCCATTTTCCGATTGATCTCCGCCACCGACTTCCGTTTGCCGCGTTCAGATAATGAAGGTGAGGCGCTGATGGCGGACATCGACCTCGCCATCCTTTCGGCGGACTGGGTGGTCTACGATGCCTATCGTAGGGCCGTGCGACGTGAGTACGCGCATGTGCCGGACGAGGCGTTTCGCGCCGGACGTGCGAAGGTAATGGCGTCCTTTTTGGAGAAGCCCATCTACCGCACGCCTCACTTTATTCCTCGCGAGGAAAAAGCGCGCGAAAACATCTCCAGAGAACTCGATTTGCTGGCCTCGGGTGGGCAGCTCGATGGATGA